From the genome of Calditrichota bacterium, one region includes:
- a CDS encoding T9SS type A sorting domain-containing protein produces the protein MAKKLTILVVILIALPTLVLAVTNAKINGQKEITITQLPVDLVFTCDLAAPGNKVAVEYYVDMDNDGKIGAMEEIVEFFYLTDGIGWIKDPQDSENDFAGDETGVDGKIHTTFTIDPTEVLLPTGLTMLIRFVDEDGSEDFVKMHIQVEPQPPFIQGKVTAKSTGAPIQNVFVIAANGENEDAFFGITDQDGDYKISVTNGTYAAVAMQFPSVDYQPSDTVTVTVSNDQSQTVDFQLEAFESSVHGNVKKNDGTPVAGIMVFAISTDPTNPFGSMSTTDAQGNYQIGVMPGLVIVSPSPMLNMRNENWPSDYYVHPEADTLMVGSGQDLTADFVFRPYHSFITGKCTTNGEPLADVQITAMSLDVTTFQFHMYMTNTDENGEYRLGVLPGMISTLVAYKEGYNITSPMGGYMQINVAPNQTVTGKDFQFQPVGGVTGISGVVTFADGSGAGNVYVVAENNFEESPEGFLITYTDASGNYNFENILEGDYHTGVYLSGYSSDPAQRSFYLSTGVDLTGQDFVLSPGSGVAVKDRILQPTTIHLFQNFPNPFNPTTQIRFELPQPEHVTLSVFNASGQLVKVLQNGRISAGSHEIEWDGTDQFGRKVVSGVYFYQLKINNFQEVKRMILTK, from the coding sequence ATGGCAAAGAAGCTTACAATTTTAGTCGTCATTTTGATTGCGCTGCCGACATTAGTCCTTGCAGTGACTAATGCCAAAATAAACGGCCAAAAAGAAATTACGATTACTCAACTGCCCGTCGATCTGGTTTTTACTTGTGATCTCGCTGCGCCGGGGAACAAAGTTGCCGTCGAATATTACGTCGATATGGATAATGACGGGAAAATCGGCGCCATGGAAGAGATCGTAGAATTTTTCTACCTGACCGACGGCATCGGCTGGATCAAAGACCCGCAGGATTCGGAAAATGATTTTGCCGGCGACGAAACCGGCGTTGATGGCAAAATTCATACGACATTTACCATCGACCCCACGGAAGTTTTACTGCCGACTGGTTTGACCATGCTTATCCGTTTTGTGGATGAAGATGGCAGCGAAGATTTTGTGAAAATGCACATTCAGGTTGAGCCGCAGCCGCCGTTCATTCAGGGAAAAGTAACTGCCAAATCAACCGGCGCACCCATACAAAATGTTTTCGTCATCGCGGCGAACGGCGAAAATGAGGACGCCTTTTTTGGCATCACAGATCAAGATGGTGATTATAAGATTTCCGTTACCAACGGAACTTATGCCGCCGTCGCCATGCAATTTCCTTCGGTGGATTATCAACCCTCAGACACAGTCACAGTGACTGTGAGCAACGATCAAAGCCAGACAGTCGATTTTCAACTGGAAGCTTTCGAGAGTTCAGTGCACGGCAATGTCAAGAAAAATGATGGCACGCCAGTCGCGGGAATTATGGTTTTTGCGATAAGCACCGATCCGACGAATCCTTTTGGAAGCATGTCTACTACTGATGCGCAGGGAAATTATCAAATCGGCGTTATGCCGGGCCTGGTGATCGTCTCTCCGTCTCCCATGTTAAATATGCGTAATGAAAATTGGCCTTCAGATTATTACGTGCACCCGGAGGCTGACACTTTAATGGTCGGAAGCGGACAGGATCTCACAGCAGATTTTGTTTTTAGACCATATCATTCGTTTATCACGGGAAAATGTACAACGAACGGCGAGCCGCTGGCTGATGTGCAAATTACTGCTATGTCTCTGGATGTTACGACTTTTCAATTCCACATGTACATGACAAATACCGACGAAAACGGAGAGTATCGTCTGGGAGTTTTGCCCGGCATGATTAGCACGCTTGTCGCTTACAAAGAAGGATATAATATTACTTCGCCTATGGGCGGCTACATGCAAATTAATGTCGCGCCAAATCAAACTGTGACGGGCAAAGATTTTCAGTTTCAACCAGTGGGCGGCGTGACCGGTATTTCCGGTGTGGTGACTTTTGCTGATGGCTCCGGCGCCGGTAATGTTTACGTGGTCGCGGAGAATAACTTTGAAGAGTCACCGGAAGGCTTTCTGATCACTTACACCGACGCCAGCGGAAATTATAATTTTGAAAATATTCTGGAAGGCGACTACCATACGGGCGTTTATCTTTCCGGATATTCGTCTGATCCGGCGCAACGATCTTTCTATTTATCCACAGGTGTGGATTTGACAGGACAGGATTTTGTGTTGTCGCCCGGAAGCGGAGTGGCAGTAAAAGACAGAATTTTGCAGCCCACGACGATTCATTTGTTCCAGAATTTCCCCAATCCGTTCAATCCCACGACTCAAATTCGATTTGAGTTGCCGCAGCCTGAGCATGTGACTTTGTCAGTTTTCAATGCTTCAGGTCAGTTGGTGAAAGTATTGCAAAATGGCAGAATCAGCGCCGGCAGTCATGAAATTGAATGGGACGGCACGGATCAGTTTGGCAGGAAGGTGGTCAGCGGCGTTTATTTCTATCAGTTGAAAATTAATAATTTTCAGGAAGTTAAACGCATGATTCTCACGAAGTAA
- a CDS encoding transglycosylase SLT domain-containing protein, with protein sequence MKTTLFLLRSLNHWLVRSWVFGCLLIAPLHALEIDQDLFPQPDVLRPNIRFWTSIYTLYDSDQIVIHDSENLSIIYEVIDLDDAFPEEAVTEKAKWNYADSVKDRYCQILKKLASADTLNPDTLHARERYVYNLFHENPTPETFLRAIDNIRGQQGLRDQFREGLIRSGRYAEHINRIFREFDLPLELAALPFVESLFHVKSYSKVGAAGIWQFTRRTGRRFLKINYTVDERFDPISATVAAAKLLKENYEKLGNWPLAITAYNHGVHGMEKAVKKVGARDIGEIIQKYNSRSFKFASKNFYAEFLAALEVSRNYRIYFGEINFEPPMRYVEYRLPSNSYFKHISRILKLPEDVIREFNPSLKKRTLQSQRRIPRGYKLKIPYREDAQYGVAWSLISGHEKYALNEGTNSQTPQLAASEKSTAVKRAERESSQKNSVKESLRSFALPKKAEASENSSYDFVKVGSNETLGHFADWLKISTRELRRINGLSFGEPIRMDQKIKLSFKNVTRAEFDRKRIEYRQAQENNFFSRYQIKGLKMHRVKSGDNIWDLCNNRYNVPYWLVAKYNPDRALNKLKVGELLIFPLIEMKEETSQ encoded by the coding sequence ATGAAGACAACATTGTTTTTGCTGCGAAGTTTGAATCACTGGCTCGTCCGAAGCTGGGTTTTTGGCTGTTTACTGATTGCGCCGTTGCATGCGCTGGAGATCGATCAGGATTTGTTCCCGCAGCCCGATGTCCTGCGACCGAATATTCGGTTTTGGACCTCCATTTACACGCTTTACGACAGCGACCAGATCGTCATTCATGATTCGGAAAATTTGTCGATAATTTACGAAGTGATCGATTTAGACGATGCATTTCCCGAAGAAGCGGTTACCGAAAAAGCCAAATGGAATTACGCCGATTCTGTCAAAGACAGATATTGTCAAATTTTGAAAAAACTAGCCTCCGCCGATACTTTGAACCCGGACACCCTGCACGCGCGCGAGCGTTATGTGTACAATCTTTTCCATGAGAATCCTACCCCTGAGACATTTTTAAGAGCAATCGACAATATTCGAGGACAGCAGGGTCTTCGCGATCAATTCCGTGAAGGATTGATTCGCTCTGGCCGTTATGCAGAGCACATTAATCGCATCTTTCGAGAGTTTGATTTGCCACTGGAATTAGCGGCGTTACCTTTTGTAGAATCGCTTTTTCATGTAAAATCCTATTCGAAAGTAGGCGCTGCCGGCATCTGGCAGTTCACGCGCCGCACCGGACGGCGATTTTTGAAGATAAACTACACCGTGGACGAACGATTTGATCCCATCTCTGCCACTGTCGCGGCGGCGAAATTGTTGAAAGAGAATTACGAAAAACTGGGCAACTGGCCCCTTGCCATCACGGCTTACAACCACGGCGTGCATGGCATGGAAAAGGCGGTTAAAAAAGTCGGCGCCCGCGACATCGGAGAAATAATTCAAAAATACAACAGCAGATCATTTAAATTTGCTTCGAAAAATTTTTACGCCGAGTTTTTGGCGGCTCTGGAAGTGAGCAGAAATTATCGCATTTACTTTGGCGAAATCAATTTTGAGCCGCCGATGCGATACGTGGAATATCGCTTGCCGTCTAACAGTTATTTCAAACATATTTCCCGAATATTGAAGTTGCCGGAGGATGTCATTCGCGAGTTCAATCCGTCGCTGAAAAAACGCACGTTGCAGTCCCAGAGAAGAATCCCGCGCGGTTACAAATTGAAAATACCTTATCGTGAAGACGCTCAATACGGAGTTGCCTGGTCTCTGATTTCGGGGCATGAAAAATATGCTTTGAATGAAGGAACTAACTCGCAGACGCCGCAGCTTGCAGCGAGTGAAAAATCTACTGCTGTCAAGCGGGCAGAACGGGAATCATCACAGAAAAACAGCGTCAAAGAATCGCTTCGCTCCTTTGCTCTACCGAAAAAAGCAGAAGCAAGCGAAAATAGCAGTTATGATTTTGTAAAAGTAGGGTCCAATGAAACGCTGGGTCATTTTGCTGACTGGCTCAAAATTTCGACGCGCGAGTTGCGACGCATCAATGGCCTTTCTTTCGGGGAACCGATTCGTATGGATCAAAAAATCAAACTATCGTTCAAAAATGTGACCAGAGCGGAATTTGACAGAAAACGAATTGAGTATCGCCAGGCTCAGGAGAATAATTTCTTTTCCCGCTATCAGATAAAAGGCCTCAAGATGCATCGCGTCAAATCCGGTGATAACATCTGGGATTTATGCAATAACAGGTACAATGTGCCCTACTGGCTTGTCGCCAAATACAACCCTGATCGCGCGCTGAACAAGCTCAAAGTCGGCGAATTGCTCATTTTTCCTCTGATCGAAATGAAGGAAGAAACAAGCCAATAA